TCGCGAGCGATCGAACGTGCTTTGGGAGTGGCATCGGCTGATCTTGGAGCACAGCGACGATCTTGCAGCGATCCTCACGGCCGAGATGGGCAAACCCCTGGCGGAGGCGAAATCCGGAGTGCAGCATGCGGCCGCTTATCTTCAATGGTATGCCGAAGAGGCGAACCGGATTTATGGAGAGACGATCTCTGCACCATCGAACGACCGGCGAATGCTGGTCATCAAGCAGCCGATCGGCGTCGTCGGTGCCATCACGCCCTGGAACTTTCCAGCGTCGATGGTCGCGCGCAAGATTTCACCGGCGCTCGCTGCCGGTTGTACCGTGATCCTAAAGCCTGCGGAGCAGACGCCTTTGGTCGCGGGCGCCATGATCGCACTGGCGAAGTTGGCCGGTTTTCCGGACGGCGTCATCAACCTCGTCTATGCGTCAGTGGGTGACACAATCGGCCGGGAATTGTGCACCAATCCGAAAGTGCGAAAGATCAGCTTCACCGGATCGACCGAGGTCGGCCGCCTGCTCATGCGCCAGTGTTCGGACCAGATCAAGCGGATGAGCTTCGAGCTTGGCGGCAATGCGCCCTTTATCGTCTTTGACGATGCGAACGTCGACGCCGCACTCGACGGCGCTATCCGGGCCAAGTTTCGCAATGCGGGACAGACCTGTGTTTCCGCCAATCGGATTTATGTTCAATCGTGGGTCTATGCCGAATTTACCGAGAAGTTTACCAAGCGCGCGCGCACGCTCAAGGTCGGCGACGGCTTCGACCCGGACGTTACAATCGGTCCTCTCATCGACCGAGATGCTTTGACAAAGATCGAAGCGCATGTCGAAGACGCTCTTCAGAAGGGAGCAAGGGTCCGATGTGGCGGGCGGCGGGTTGGGACATCTGGAACGTTCTTCGAGCCGACGGTGATCACCGATGTCGTCGGCTCGATGCGGCTGGCACAGGAAGAAACCTTCGGTCCGCTTGCGCCAATCATCCGCTTCGAGGATCCGGATCATGTCGTAAGCGACGCCAACGACACCATCTACGGGCTCGCCGCCTACTTCTACGCCTCGAACCTCAAGCGGGTGTGGCGGGTCGCCGAGGCGCTGGAATATGGGATGGTCGGCATCAACACTGGCCGCATGTCGTCAGAGGCCGCCCCCTTTGGCGGCATCAAGCAGTCGGGAATTGGGCGTGAGGGCTCCCGGCACGGGCTCGAGGACTATCTCGAGATGAAGTATCTCTGCATGGGTGGCCTGTAGCGGCAGGATAGCGGGTAGCAAACGATGTGAAATCGGCCAACGCGCAAAAAAGTGGCTGCCGTCGGGACCTGTCCAACGGCAGCCTAGTCGCTTGGGAGGCGCATTCGTGTGCTACCGTCACTGGCAACAGTAGCAGTGACAGGAACTCGACCGAAACCGATCATACATCGAGCTGATTGACGCCTGACGGCGTTCTCGCGCGAACAATGCATAATCCTGCAATGGTGCCGACAGAAACGCAGAAATCCGCCGCGACGTCGCAGCTTTTCCCGGCGTATGTAGCAGGGATGTTGTTTTTCCGTCTGCGGCGTCGCATAGGAACAGGCCACCGCACAATCGCCAAGCGTTCGTTCTGGCTTGGCGAAGCGCGGCGGCCAATCAATGAAATATCCAATCAGATCCCGATTGCCTCATAGGCTTCGGCAACCTGTCGGATAGACGCGACATAAGCCGCAGTCCGATAGTCCCCGAGTTCCGGTTGCTTGTCCATCAGATCGCCGATGCGGGCCCAGGTGCTGCGCATGACATCTTCGAGACCCGAACGAACGAGGTCGATCTCTGCGCCGCCTTCGAGAAACTCGTCGCGAATGTCAGCCGGAAACTCCTTGCCGGTCATCCGCTCGAGCGCTGTGGCAATCGTCTGGTTGCGTCGCTCGCGCCGGCGCCGTTCCATCAGGCCGAAGGGGATGTGGGTGAGGTTCTTGACCCACTCGAAGTAGCTGACGACGACACCACCGGCATTGACATAGAGATCCGGAAGGATTGTTACTCCATGGGAGCGTAGGATCTTGTCCGCATCGAAGCTGACGGGACCGTTGGCCGCCTCCACGACCAGGCGTGGCTTGATGCGTTCCGCGTTCTCTGCATGAATGGCATTTTCCATCGCCGCTGGAATGAGAACGTCGCAAGGCTGTTCGATGCCGGTCATATCGCCGGCAAAGGACCTGGCGCCTTCAAAGCCGAGAATGCTGCCGGTGCGGATCTGATGCTGCTTGAGCGCCTCGATGGGGAGACCTTCGGTATTGGCGACATAGCCGTCGCGTTCGGCAACAACGGTGATGCGTGCGCCGTCCTCTTCGGACAGGAACTTGGCGGCGTGGTAGCCGACATTGCCGAAACCTTGCACGATGACCGAGACGCCCTTCAGATCGCGCCGGCCGTCGAGCCCGACTGTGCGAGTATCGCGAAGAAAGCTCTGGATGGCGAATTGCACGCCCCTGCCCGTCGCTTCCGTGCGGCCGGCGATCCCGCCCTTCGATAGCGGCTTGCCGGTGACGCAGGCGCGCGCATTGACGACGTCGGTCGGATTGGCGCGGCGGAACTCATCCATCATCCAGGCCATTTCGCGCTCGCCGGTGCCGATATCGGGAGCCGGAACGTTAACGCCCGGACCGATCAGACCGCGCTTGTTGAGCTCCTGCGTAAAGCGGCGGGTGATGCGCTCGAGTTCCTGCGGTGTCCACTCGCGCGGATCGATCTTCAGCGCGCCCTTGGAACCGCCGAAGGGAACGTCAACGAGCGAGCATTTCAGCGTCATCAGCGCGGCCAATGCCTCGACCTCTTCGGCATCGGCATTGGATGTGTAGCGGATACCGCCCTTGACCGGTTCGCAATGCTCGCTGTGGACCGAGCGCCAGCCGATGAAGCTGTACATGCGGCCGCGCAGACGCACACCGAAGCGGACCGTATAG
The sequence above is drawn from the Rhizobium binae genome and encodes:
- a CDS encoding Glu/Leu/Phe/Val family dehydrogenase, which encodes MQVSSAGFLESVDQNFRHAMSFLDLPEGLAERIIQCNSTYTVRFGVRLRGRMYSFIGWRSVHSEHCEPVKGGIRYTSNADAEEVEALAALMTLKCSLVDVPFGGSKGALKIDPREWTPQELERITRRFTQELNKRGLIGPGVNVPAPDIGTGEREMAWMMDEFRRANPTDVVNARACVTGKPLSKGGIAGRTEATGRGVQFAIQSFLRDTRTVGLDGRRDLKGVSVIVQGFGNVGYHAAKFLSEEDGARITVVAERDGYVANTEGLPIEALKQHQIRTGSILGFEGARSFAGDMTGIEQPCDVLIPAAMENAIHAENAERIKPRLVVEAANGPVSFDADKILRSHGVTILPDLYVNAGGVVVSYFEWVKNLTHIPFGLMERRRRERRNQTIATALERMTGKEFPADIRDEFLEGGAEIDLVRSGLEDVMRSTWARIGDLMDKQPELGDYRTAAYVASIRQVAEAYEAIGI
- a CDS encoding NAD-dependent succinate-semialdehyde dehydrogenase; translated protein: MELALTPALTKHLKNPGIFRDLAEGPGPSVAKKRKRLAVFNPSTGELLAEVTDMSAEDARAAIEKAYIAQEPWAHLTARERSNVLWEWHRLILEHSDDLAAILTAEMGKPLAEAKSGVQHAAAYLQWYAEEANRIYGETISAPSNDRRMLVIKQPIGVVGAITPWNFPASMVARKISPALAAGCTVILKPAEQTPLVAGAMIALAKLAGFPDGVINLVYASVGDTIGRELCTNPKVRKISFTGSTEVGRLLMRQCSDQIKRMSFELGGNAPFIVFDDANVDAALDGAIRAKFRNAGQTCVSANRIYVQSWVYAEFTEKFTKRARTLKVGDGFDPDVTIGPLIDRDALTKIEAHVEDALQKGARVRCGGRRVGTSGTFFEPTVITDVVGSMRLAQEETFGPLAPIIRFEDPDHVVSDANDTIYGLAAYFYASNLKRVWRVAEALEYGMVGINTGRMSSEAAPFGGIKQSGIGREGSRHGLEDYLEMKYLCMGGL